In Chromobacterium rhizoryzae, one genomic interval encodes:
- a CDS encoding SMR family transporter has product MKTVFYVFVVSSALIEVAANLMLEKSNGFRNKAWGFGAIAMVWVAFALLGQAVRGIDLAVAYALWGALGIIGTAIGARIFFGQRLKPLGWVGMAVVISSVVVLTTA; this is encoded by the coding sequence ATGAAAACCGTATTTTATGTATTCGTGGTGTCCTCGGCCCTGATCGAGGTGGCCGCCAACCTGATGCTGGAAAAATCCAACGGCTTCCGCAACAAGGCCTGGGGCTTCGGCGCCATCGCCATGGTCTGGGTGGCTTTCGCCCTGCTGGGCCAGGCGGTGCGCGGCATCGATCTGGCCGTGGCCTACGCGCTGTGGGGCGCGCTGGGCATCATCGGCACCGCCATCGGCGCGCGCATCTTCTTTGGCCAGCGGCTCAAGCCGCTGGGCTGGGTGGGCATGGCGGTGGTGATTTCCTCGGTGGTGGTGCTGACCACCGCCTGA
- a CDS encoding methyl-accepting chemotaxis protein, which translates to MNISQRLMLTLMVAMLALIGVGSYGLWQLHSGNERFNYLKNNTFPSIQALDQGLLALTKMRVAAYRHGIAADAKSKADAEAQIAEGDKILDQVLAAYEKDLLSNDADRKLLQQDRADLQAYRNNRESFLKASREHPGPATQAMLVAGPIPDSAKALAKDLNDHIDFNYSMADSLSKDNAAAYSMAFGSSVAVIAACLLLSGGLGWLLFSHIRTSLHQIRSTLFKVNQHKDFTLRAPVGRMDEVGETASAFNQLLENLQRSFRDIRDSIGAIDGAMSGLANNTHEIARSSEMQSESAAAMAAAVEQMTVSINHVASSAVEARGQAQQAGERATEGGQVISATVRGITEVAGAITDAAQRIGQLKEDSATIASVMGVIKDIADQTNLLALNAAIEAARAGEMGRGFAVVADEVRKLAERTASSTTEIAAIINKMQGSTLEAVQSMEKVVEQVHQETANTRAANDAIDGIRDSSGKAMELVRDISNSISEQSVASNTIAQRVEQIAQMAEENSSASSGSADAAGQLSKQARVILQTVSAYQV; encoded by the coding sequence ATGAATATCTCACAGCGACTCATGCTGACCTTGATGGTGGCCATGCTGGCCTTGATCGGCGTCGGCAGTTACGGCCTGTGGCAGTTGCACAGCGGCAATGAACGTTTCAACTATTTGAAGAACAACACCTTTCCCAGCATACAGGCGCTGGACCAGGGTCTGCTGGCCTTGACCAAGATGCGGGTGGCGGCTTACCGCCACGGCATCGCCGCGGACGCCAAGAGCAAGGCGGACGCCGAAGCGCAGATCGCCGAAGGCGACAAGATCCTGGATCAGGTGTTGGCCGCTTACGAGAAAGACCTGCTGTCCAACGACGCGGACCGCAAGCTGCTGCAACAGGACCGGGCGGATCTGCAAGCCTACCGCAATAATCGCGAAAGCTTTTTGAAGGCTTCGCGCGAGCATCCGGGGCCGGCGACGCAGGCCATGCTGGTGGCCGGGCCGATACCGGACTCCGCCAAGGCCCTGGCCAAAGACCTCAACGACCACATCGACTTCAATTACTCCATGGCGGACAGCCTGTCCAAGGACAACGCCGCCGCTTACAGCATGGCCTTCGGCAGCTCGGTGGCGGTAATCGCCGCCTGTCTGCTGCTGAGCGGCGGCCTGGGCTGGCTCTTGTTCAGCCATATCCGGACCAGCTTGCACCAGATCCGCTCCACGCTGTTCAAGGTGAATCAGCACAAAGACTTCACCTTGCGCGCGCCGGTGGGACGCATGGACGAGGTGGGCGAAACCGCCTCCGCCTTCAACCAGCTGCTGGAGAATCTGCAGCGCAGTTTCCGGGACATCCGCGACAGCATAGGCGCCATAGACGGCGCGATGTCCGGCCTGGCCAACAATACTCATGAAATCGCGCGTAGTTCGGAAATGCAAAGCGAATCCGCGGCGGCGATGGCGGCGGCGGTGGAGCAGATGACGGTGAGCATCAACCATGTCGCCTCCAGCGCGGTGGAAGCGCGCGGGCAGGCGCAGCAGGCCGGCGAGAGGGCGACCGAGGGCGGTCAGGTGATTTCCGCCACCGTGCGCGGCATCACCGAGGTGGCCGGCGCGATTACCGACGCCGCGCAACGCATTGGGCAGTTGAAGGAAGACAGCGCCACCATCGCCTCGGTGATGGGGGTGATCAAGGATATTGCGGATCAGACCAATCTCTTGGCGCTGAACGCGGCGATCGAGGCGGCGCGGGCCGGGGAGATGGGCCGCGGCTTCGCCGTGGTGGCGGACGAGGTGCGCAAGCTGGCCGAGCGCACCGCCAGCTCCACCACCGAGATCGCCGCCATCATCAACAAAATGCAGGGCAGCACGCTGGAAGCGGTGCAGAGCATGGAGAAAGTGGTGGAGCAGGTGCATCAGGAGACCGCCAACACCCGTGCCGCCAACGACGCCATCGACGGCATACGGGACAGCAGCGGCAAGGCGATGGAATTGGTGCGCGACATCTCCAACAGCATTTCCGAGCAGAGCGTGGCCAGCAACACCATCGCCCAGCGCGTGGAGCAGATTGCGCAGATGGCCGAGGAAAATTCGTCGGCGTCCAGCGGATCGGCGGACGCGGCGGGTCAGTTGAGCAAGCAGGCGCGGGTGATCTTGCAGACGGTGTCGGCCTATCAGGTGTGA
- a CDS encoding beta/alpha barrel domain-containing protein, whose translation MTAYQVCGLPLLSPLIVGSGPITDNERNIRRFLRAGAGAVVTKTIHPKPPKDNDEKVIAIPSGWLNSTTYSQRPVSGWITILSRLAADNAPVMASIHADSPGELASLAAAIATTGCQALELGISCLNEAEKLMDTPKRVFDYALAVRRAVKLPFSVKLAISSTLRQRVDAAISAGANAITLSDTVLGLAVDPRTSQIRLGGAYGYSGPGIRPLVQAAIYELRKTGVSIPIFGSGGVMSSSDAIEYLCIGANAVQIYSVLQTKNHSVAQISTGITQLLAERQIPLSQLIGSSLYLEEQTC comes from the coding sequence ATGACTGCTTACCAAGTCTGTGGCCTGCCACTGCTATCTCCTTTGATTGTCGGGTCTGGTCCCATCACCGACAATGAGCGCAATATCCGGCGTTTCCTGCGCGCGGGCGCGGGCGCCGTCGTCACCAAGACCATTCACCCCAAGCCGCCCAAAGACAATGATGAAAAAGTGATTGCCATTCCAAGCGGCTGGTTGAATAGCACGACCTATTCCCAGCGCCCCGTCAGCGGGTGGATAACCATTCTCTCCCGCCTAGCAGCGGATAATGCGCCGGTCATGGCTTCCATCCATGCCGACTCGCCTGGCGAACTCGCATCGTTGGCCGCGGCCATTGCGACAACCGGCTGCCAAGCTCTGGAGCTCGGTATTTCCTGCCTTAACGAGGCTGAGAAGTTGATGGATACCCCCAAGCGGGTTTTCGACTATGCGCTAGCGGTAAGAAGAGCCGTTAAGCTACCTTTCAGCGTAAAACTAGCCATCAGCAGCACGCTCCGGCAGCGCGTCGACGCCGCCATCAGCGCTGGGGCGAATGCGATTACCTTGAGCGACACGGTTCTTGGACTCGCCGTGGACCCCCGCACATCGCAAATCCGCCTGGGAGGCGCATACGGTTACTCGGGGCCAGGCATCCGCCCACTGGTGCAAGCCGCCATTTATGAGCTGCGCAAAACCGGAGTCTCCATACCCATCTTTGGGTCGGGAGGCGTGATGTCGTCAAGCGACGCCATCGAGTACTTATGCATAGGCGCGAATGCGGTCCAGATTTACTCTGTGTTGCAGACCAAAAACCATTCTGTCGCGCAAATATCGACAGGAATCACCCAGCTGTTGGCCGAACGGCAGATCCCACTCTCTCAATTGATAGGCAGCAGCTTGTATTTGGAGGAGCAGACATGCTGA
- a CDS encoding DMT family transporter — MQTQSSSPAWLGWAFLLVAIATEILGTSFMAYAARTESYWGYGVMAAALALSYYFLSLAIRTISVGVAYAAWEALGLAGLALIGVHLFGETLLTQEIIGLALSVVGIACVVAGEADEHTQEQSA, encoded by the coding sequence ATGCAAACTCAATCGTCTTCCCCAGCCTGGCTGGGCTGGGCCTTTCTACTGGTGGCCATCGCCACCGAAATCCTGGGCACGTCCTTCATGGCCTACGCCGCCCGCACCGAGAGCTACTGGGGCTACGGCGTGATGGCGGCGGCGCTGGCGCTGTCCTATTACTTCCTGTCCCTCGCCATCCGCACCATTTCCGTGGGCGTCGCCTACGCCGCCTGGGAAGCCCTGGGTCTGGCCGGCCTGGCGCTGATCGGCGTCCATCTGTTCGGCGAAACGCTGCTGACGCAGGAAATCATCGGACTGGCCTTGTCCGTGGTGGGCATCGCCTGCGTGGTGGCCGGCGAAGCCGATGAACACACTCAGGAGCAAAGCGCATGA
- the ggt gene encoding gamma-glutamyltransferase: protein MTPFRPRPRLLLSALALSLGLSLGFNAPALALSPPAPPQVKYDYDYDVFHPVYARNGMVATEQGLATQVGLDILRQGGNAVDAAVAVGFALAVTLPNAGNLGGGGFMVLHDAKSGRNIALDFREIAPAKASRDMYLDAQGKVVDGRSLYTHLAVGVPGTVAGLAHAQQRWGSLPLAKVIAPAVKLAEQGFPVSQTLAEMLEVEKDNLGRWDSSRAVFFRDGRPLRAGEKLVQRDLGKSLRLIARQGPKAFYQGDIADKIVAEMARHGGLINKADLAGYKVEERAPVSGTYRGYQVVSMPPPSSGGIHIVQILNLLERYPLADYGPNSAQTIHYLAEAMKLAYADRSEYLGDPAFVKVPQAGLTSKRYADQLATTIDPVKARPAAEIKPGKPQPYESDQTTHYSIVDKQGNAVAVTYTLNLNFGSGIVAGGTGILLNNEMDDFSVKPGVPNAFGLIGGDANAVAAGKRPLSSMSPTLVLKNGKPWLVTGSPGGARIITTTLQTIVNAVDFGMNPAEAASTPRVHHQWLPDELRVEKGLSPDTLRLLREQGYKIALKPSMGRTQTIQLRDGGLYGYSDPRNPDGATMGY, encoded by the coding sequence ATGACGCCATTCCGTCCCCGCCCCAGACTGCTGCTGAGCGCGCTGGCCCTGAGCCTGGGCCTGAGCCTGGGCTTCAACGCCCCGGCCCTGGCGCTGAGCCCGCCGGCGCCGCCGCAGGTCAAATACGATTACGACTACGATGTCTTCCACCCGGTCTACGCCCGCAACGGCATGGTGGCCACCGAACAGGGCCTGGCCACCCAGGTGGGCCTGGACATTCTGCGCCAGGGCGGCAATGCGGTGGACGCCGCGGTGGCGGTGGGCTTTGCGCTGGCGGTGACGCTGCCCAACGCCGGCAACCTGGGCGGCGGCGGCTTCATGGTGCTGCACGACGCCAAGAGCGGCCGCAATATCGCGCTGGATTTCCGCGAGATCGCGCCGGCCAAGGCCAGCCGCGACATGTATCTGGACGCGCAGGGCAAGGTCGTGGACGGCCGCTCGCTGTACACCCATCTGGCGGTGGGCGTGCCCGGCACCGTGGCCGGCCTGGCCCACGCTCAGCAGCGCTGGGGCAGCCTGCCGCTGGCCAAGGTGATTGCGCCGGCGGTGAAGCTGGCGGAGCAAGGTTTCCCGGTGTCTCAGACGCTGGCGGAAATGCTGGAAGTGGAAAAAGACAATCTGGGCCGCTGGGACAGCAGCCGGGCGGTGTTCTTCCGCGACGGCCGCCCGCTGCGCGCCGGCGAGAAGCTGGTGCAGCGCGATCTGGGCAAATCGCTGCGCCTGATCGCGCGACAAGGACCCAAAGCCTTCTACCAGGGCGACATCGCCGACAAGATCGTGGCGGAAATGGCGCGCCACGGCGGCCTGATCAACAAGGCCGATCTGGCCGGCTACAAGGTGGAGGAGCGCGCGCCGGTCAGCGGCACGTATCGCGGCTACCAAGTGGTATCCATGCCGCCGCCCAGCTCCGGCGGCATCCACATCGTCCAGATCCTGAACCTGCTGGAACGCTATCCGCTGGCCGACTACGGCCCCAACAGCGCGCAGACCATCCACTATCTGGCCGAGGCGATGAAGCTGGCCTACGCCGACCGCTCGGAATACCTGGGCGACCCGGCCTTCGTCAAAGTGCCGCAGGCCGGCCTGACCTCCAAGCGCTACGCCGATCAGCTGGCCACGACGATAGACCCGGTCAAGGCCCGCCCCGCCGCCGAGATCAAACCCGGCAAGCCGCAGCCCTATGAGAGCGACCAGACCACCCATTACTCCATCGTGGACAAGCAAGGCAACGCGGTGGCGGTGACTTACACGCTGAACCTGAATTTCGGCAGCGGCATCGTCGCCGGCGGCACCGGCATTCTGCTCAACAACGAGATGGACGACTTTTCCGTCAAGCCCGGCGTGCCCAACGCCTTCGGCCTGATCGGCGGCGACGCCAACGCGGTGGCGGCCGGCAAGCGGCCGCTGTCCTCGATGTCGCCGACGCTGGTGCTGAAAAACGGCAAGCCCTGGCTGGTCACCGGCAGCCCGGGCGGCGCGCGCATCATCACCACCACTTTGCAGACCATCGTCAACGCCGTCGATTTCGGCATGAACCCGGCGGAAGCCGCGTCCACGCCGCGGGTGCACCATCAATGGCTGCCGGACGAATTGCGGGTGGAAAAGGGCCTGAGCCCGGATACGCTGCGCCTGCTGCGCGAACAAGGCTACAAGATCGCGCTCAAGCCCAGCATGGGCCGGACCCAGACCATACAGCTGCGCGACGGCGGCTTGTACGGCTATTCCGACCCGCGCAACCCTGACGGCGCCACGATGGGCTATTAA
- a CDS encoding methyl-accepting chemotaxis protein — protein sequence MSISQRLLLTLAVALLGLFIVGSFGLLQLHRANERFDYLQANTFPSIHTLDQALQAQTDMRVLTYRHGISEDPKVKADIEANIAQLDKQMDTALDHYQKDLVSDDEDRRMIEKDRADIRIYRQQRDTVFKISREQPPETTRRELVGGPLLATAKTVVKDIKEHIEFNYGLAKKLAGENATAYQEAFVSSLVVIVGALILSGALGFALFRSIRSSLNQIGETLDQVSASKDFRLRAKVLRKDEIGRTAAAFNHLLDDLQHSFRGIRDNISEIDKATSGLAANTNQIARSSEVQSESAGAMAAAVEQMTVSINHVADNAVEARTQAQQAGSMATEGGQVISATVLGISEVAGAISDASHRIGQLKEDSATIASVMGVIKDIADQTNLLALNAAIEAARAGETGRGFAVVADEVRKLAERTASSTTEIGSIINKMQSSTLEAVQSMEKVVEQVHQETDNAREASSVIEKIQDSSGQAMELVKDISGSINEQSTASNTIAQKVEQIAQMAEENASASSASADAAEQLQQQAKNILNTVTQYQV from the coding sequence ATGAGCATATCCCAACGTTTGCTGCTGACCCTGGCGGTCGCCTTGCTCGGCTTGTTCATTGTGGGCAGCTTCGGGCTGCTCCAGCTGCACCGGGCCAATGAGCGCTTCGACTATCTGCAGGCCAACACCTTTCCCAGCATCCACACCCTGGATCAGGCCTTGCAGGCGCAAACCGATATGCGGGTGCTGACCTACCGCCACGGCATCAGCGAAGATCCCAAGGTCAAGGCCGATATCGAAGCCAATATCGCGCAGCTGGACAAGCAGATGGACACGGCGCTGGATCATTACCAGAAAGACCTGGTGTCCGACGACGAGGACAGGCGGATGATAGAAAAAGACCGAGCGGACATCCGGATCTACCGCCAGCAGCGCGACACCGTGTTCAAGATCTCCCGCGAGCAGCCGCCGGAAACCACGCGGCGGGAGCTGGTGGGCGGTCCGCTGTTGGCCACGGCCAAGACCGTGGTCAAGGACATCAAGGAGCATATTGAATTCAACTACGGCCTGGCCAAGAAATTGGCGGGCGAGAACGCCACGGCGTATCAGGAGGCTTTCGTGTCCTCCCTGGTGGTGATTGTGGGCGCCCTGATTCTGAGCGGGGCGCTGGGCTTCGCGCTGTTCCGCAGCATACGCAGCAGCCTGAACCAGATTGGCGAAACCCTGGATCAGGTCAGCGCCAGCAAGGATTTCCGCCTGCGGGCCAAGGTCTTGCGCAAGGACGAGATCGGCCGCACCGCCGCCGCCTTCAACCATTTGCTGGACGATCTGCAGCATAGCTTCCGCGGCATACGCGACAATATTTCGGAAATCGACAAAGCCACCTCCGGCCTGGCGGCCAACACCAATCAGATAGCGCGCAGCTCGGAGGTGCAGAGCGAATCCGCCGGGGCGATGGCGGCGGCGGTGGAGCAGATGACGGTGAGCATCAACCATGTGGCGGACAACGCGGTGGAGGCGCGCACCCAGGCGCAGCAGGCGGGCAGCATGGCCACCGAGGGCGGCCAGGTGATCTCCGCCACCGTGCTGGGCATTTCCGAGGTGGCGGGCGCGATCAGCGACGCCTCGCATCGCATTGGGCAATTGAAGGAAGACAGCGCCACCATCGCCTCGGTGATGGGCGTGATCAAGGACATTGCGGACCAGACCAACCTTTTGGCGCTGAACGCGGCCATCGAGGCGGCGCGGGCCGGCGAAACCGGCCGCGGCTTCGCCGTGGTGGCGGACGAGGTGCGCAAGCTGGCCGAGCGCACCGCCAGTTCCACCACGGAAATCGGCTCCATCATCAACAAGATGCAAAGCAGCACGCTGGAAGCGGTGCAAAGCATGGAAAAAGTGGTGGAACAGGTGCATCAGGAAACCGACAACGCCCGCGAAGCCAGCAGCGTGATAGAGAAGATTCAAGACAGCAGCGGCCAGGCGATGGAACTGGTCAAGGACATTTCCGGCAGCATCAATGAGCAAAGCACCGCCAGCAACACCATTGCCCAAAAAGTGGAGCAGATTGCGCAGATGGCGGAAGAAAACGCGTCCGCCTCCAGCGCCTCGGCGGACGCGGCGGAGCAATTGCAGCAGCAGGCCAAGAATATCCTGAACACCGTGACCCAATATCAAGTGTAG
- a CDS encoding substrate-binding periplasmic protein, which yields MLKLSSSAALVLSLSLPVNAATLHFVTQDFPPFIEVTDKPQPQGLMVDTLVAVCQRLNWNCEIQAMVWRRALLLADEGKVDGIFPVQDTPERRMSLALSAPVYNSSYGLFATASSTFRYQRPQDLLNHRIAVYGPSISQNALDKLIAGLPNMNISVENNQETVLKKLAAMRYGADAVVFANEDVTRYIIRREALSGLRPLATIQPLTYLYGFPLKSVKPGMVADFNQALNALCHDGTLPRLARRYNVRMAACK from the coding sequence ATGCTGAAATTGTCGAGCAGCGCCGCGCTGGTCTTGTCGCTGTCGCTCCCCGTCAACGCGGCCACCCTGCACTTCGTCACCCAGGATTTTCCGCCCTTCATCGAGGTGACCGACAAACCCCAGCCCCAAGGCCTGATGGTGGATACGCTGGTGGCCGTCTGCCAGCGGCTGAACTGGAACTGCGAAATCCAGGCCATGGTCTGGCGCCGCGCCCTGCTGCTGGCCGATGAAGGCAAGGTGGACGGCATTTTCCCGGTGCAGGACACGCCCGAGCGCAGGATGTCGCTGGCCTTGAGCGCCCCGGTGTACAACAGCAGTTACGGCCTGTTCGCCACCGCCAGCTCCACCTTCCGCTACCAGCGCCCCCAGGACCTGCTCAACCACCGCATCGCGGTCTACGGCCCGTCCATCTCTCAAAACGCCCTGGACAAGCTGATCGCCGGCTTGCCCAATATGAACATCTCCGTGGAAAACAATCAGGAAACGGTGTTAAAGAAATTGGCCGCCATGCGTTACGGCGCGGACGCGGTGGTTTTCGCCAACGAAGACGTCACTCGCTACATCATCCGGCGCGAAGCGCTGAGCGGCCTGCGCCCGCTGGCCACCATACAGCCGCTGACCTATCTATACGGATTCCCTTTGAAATCAGTGAAACCCGGCATGGTGGCGGACTTCAACCAAGCCTTGAACGCGCTGTGCCACGACGGCACGCTGCCGCGCCTGGCGCGCCGCTACAACGTCAGGATGGCCGCGTGCAAATAG
- the aac(6') gene encoding aminoglycoside 6'-N-acetyltransferase — MQIQKLDHATLPDWAALRQQLWPHHASAAHYRDGEAILASDHLAAFLARNAAGLAVGFADAAIRHDYVNGCADSPVAFLEGIFVLPVCRRNGIARQLVAAVQAWGLEHDCMELASDAPLSNVDSQRMHACLGFEETERVVFFRKALS, encoded by the coding sequence ATGCAGATTCAAAAACTGGACCACGCCACCCTGCCAGACTGGGCGGCGCTGCGCCAACAACTCTGGCCGCACCATGCGTCCGCCGCCCACTACCGCGACGGCGAGGCCATCCTAGCGTCGGACCACCTTGCCGCCTTCCTGGCGCGGAATGCCGCCGGCCTGGCGGTGGGCTTCGCCGACGCCGCCATCCGGCACGACTATGTCAATGGTTGCGCCGACAGCCCGGTCGCCTTCCTGGAAGGCATTTTCGTGTTGCCCGTCTGCCGGCGAAACGGCATCGCCCGGCAATTGGTGGCGGCGGTGCAGGCCTGGGGCTTGGAACACGACTGCATGGAACTGGCGTCCGACGCGCCGCTGAGCAATGTCGATTCGCAGCGCATGCACGCCTGCCTGGGTTTCGAGGAAACCGAAAGAGTGGTGTTTTTCAGGAAGGCGCTATCCTAA
- a CDS encoding methyl-accepting chemotaxis protein, with protein MGNFLAQFSIKVKIFGLILLGVLASVAIGVVGVSSTSEMNQLTVSMHANQLMPVNWVAVANQYAIYASRSDYRFIAETEKATMDQVAINRAKYVKEMNRLMDLYRQTVLSPQEVDALKRFDAAWPPMEEACKKVRDLSYSDTGDGANNKKALALMAKECRPKFQVADDIMSEIVAINVKLADQALQDAAAKYERARNTVVAVLVAAVLVLLSLGVVIQNGIIGSLKKGMAALFQLGNGDLTGTIEVQGRDEVAQMMQSLSDTQKKLRVTVGDIINSASSVAATAEELAASTEQVSASIGQQVNATSSAAASIEELTVSIDQCSNNASLADSQASEAGSQAKIGNKEVQDSTQQVRKVNDSVAASANNLESLSEQAQMISSIATVIKEVADQTNLLALNAAIEAARAGEQGRGFAVVADEVRKLAERTTGSATEITQMIAKIQAGAKEAVDSMRNSRHIVSQVVESSEHVSTTISSVEVRAEEVVGAISDIALAMQEQRQASTDLAGRVEAIAQMSKENGVAVDVFSQATRELAVVAERLQQTTLAFKL; from the coding sequence ATGGGAAACTTTCTTGCGCAGTTCAGCATCAAGGTCAAGATTTTCGGCCTGATCCTGTTGGGCGTTCTGGCCAGCGTGGCCATTGGGGTGGTGGGCGTCAGCAGCACCTCGGAAATGAACCAACTGACCGTCAGCATGCACGCCAACCAGTTGATGCCGGTCAACTGGGTGGCCGTGGCCAACCAATACGCCATCTACGCCAGCCGCTCCGATTACCGCTTCATCGCCGAAACCGAAAAAGCCACGATGGATCAAGTCGCCATCAACCGCGCCAAATACGTGAAGGAAATGAACCGGCTGATGGATCTCTACCGCCAAACGGTGCTCTCGCCGCAGGAAGTGGACGCGCTCAAACGCTTTGACGCCGCCTGGCCGCCAATGGAAGAAGCCTGCAAAAAGGTGCGCGACCTCAGCTACAGCGACACCGGCGACGGCGCCAACAACAAGAAAGCGCTGGCGCTGATGGCCAAGGAGTGCCGGCCCAAATTCCAAGTGGCCGACGACATCATGAGCGAGATCGTCGCCATCAACGTCAAGCTGGCCGACCAAGCCTTGCAAGACGCCGCGGCCAAATACGAACGCGCGCGCAACACCGTCGTCGCCGTGCTGGTGGCGGCCGTGCTCGTGCTGCTGTCACTGGGCGTGGTGATACAGAACGGCATCATCGGCAGCCTGAAAAAAGGCATGGCGGCGCTGTTCCAGCTGGGCAACGGCGACCTGACCGGCACCATTGAGGTGCAAGGCCGGGACGAAGTGGCCCAGATGATGCAATCGCTGTCCGACACCCAGAAAAAACTGCGCGTCACCGTGGGCGACATCATCAACTCCGCCTCCAGCGTGGCCGCCACCGCCGAGGAACTGGCCGCCTCCACCGAGCAAGTCAGCGCCAGCATCGGTCAGCAGGTCAACGCCACCTCCAGCGCCGCCGCCTCGATCGAAGAGCTGACCGTTAGCATCGACCAATGCTCCAACAACGCCTCGCTGGCGGACTCCCAGGCCAGCGAAGCCGGCAGTCAGGCCAAGATAGGCAATAAGGAAGTGCAGGACTCCACCCAGCAAGTGCGCAAGGTCAACGACAGCGTGGCCGCCTCCGCCAACAACCTGGAATCGCTGTCCGAACAGGCGCAAATGATCAGCAGCATCGCCACCGTGATCAAGGAAGTGGCGGATCAGACCAACCTCTTGGCGCTCAACGCCGCCATCGAGGCCGCGCGCGCCGGCGAACAGGGCCGCGGCTTTGCCGTGGTGGCCGACGAAGTGCGCAAGCTGGCCGAGCGCACCACCGGCTCCGCCACCGAAATCACCCAGATGATCGCCAAGATCCAGGCCGGGGCGAAGGAGGCGGTGGACAGCATGCGCAATAGCCGCCACATCGTCAGCCAGGTGGTGGAATCGTCGGAACATGTGTCCACCACCATCAGTTCGGTGGAAGTGCGGGCGGAGGAAGTGGTGGGCGCCATCAGCGACATCGCGCTGGCGATGCAGGAACAACGCCAGGCCAGCACCGATCTGGCCGGCCGCGTGGAGGCCATCGCCCAGATGTCCAAGGAAAACGGCGTGGCCGTGGACGTGTTCTCGCAAGCCACCCGCGAACTGGCGGTGGTGGCGGAGCGGCTGCAGCAGACCACGCTGGCCTTCAAGCTCTAA
- a CDS encoding creatininase family protein, translating into MLINARHLADLTSAELPAMVKHSTVVWGVGSIEQHGPHLPLSVDLDIAAALCEAVATRLDNAYLAPAQAFGARSLPQSGGGLFYPGTLYLTGSTLIDYLQEIITGLAQLECSHLLIINGHYENEAFLFEAIDHCRQAGQLTHIRVSAFSWWSLVQADWICQYIGPRFPGWHAEHAGLTETSLMLYLRPDVVRVERPIHDTPPLPGLYSHPADPNMTSNNGVLSSTLGSSMELGKALFEHVVEQVLKHATHQTA; encoded by the coding sequence ATGCTGATTAACGCTCGCCACTTGGCAGACCTGACCAGCGCTGAACTCCCCGCCATGGTGAAACATTCCACCGTGGTCTGGGGGGTGGGAAGCATAGAGCAGCATGGGCCACACCTGCCTTTATCCGTCGATCTTGACATCGCGGCGGCCCTCTGTGAGGCCGTCGCCACGCGCCTGGACAATGCTTACCTTGCTCCCGCGCAGGCTTTTGGCGCCCGGTCATTGCCACAAAGTGGCGGCGGCCTGTTCTATCCGGGAACGCTGTACCTGACCGGCTCCACCCTCATCGATTATCTGCAGGAAATCATCACCGGCCTGGCCCAACTGGAATGCTCGCATCTGCTGATAATCAATGGGCACTACGAGAACGAGGCTTTCCTATTCGAGGCGATAGACCACTGTCGTCAGGCTGGCCAGTTAACGCATATCCGAGTTTCCGCCTTCAGCTGGTGGAGCCTGGTACAAGCTGATTGGATCTGCCAATACATTGGCCCCCGCTTCCCCGGCTGGCATGCCGAACATGCCGGACTGACAGAAACGAGCCTGATGCTTTACCTGCGTCCCGATGTCGTCAGGGTAGAACGCCCCATCCATGACACCCCTCCGCTCCCCGGCCTCTACTCCCACCCTGCAGATCCCAACATGACCAGCAACAACGGGGTCTTGTCTTCCACTTTGGGCTCCTCAATGGAGCTGGGCAAAGCCTTGTTCGAGCACGTGGTGGAACAAGTGCTCAAACACGCCACCCATCAAACGGCATAG